One Mycobacteroides salmoniphilum DNA segment encodes these proteins:
- a CDS encoding long-chain-fatty-acid--CoA ligase produces the protein MSTPEDATVTQLLASLADVEDRGLHFEGSFTPWRDHVAESRRLASVLRARLDPSKPPHVGVLLENTPAFSYLLGAAALGGLVLVGLNPTRRGSALRRDVDLADCQLILTDSASAPLLDGVDHIDIDSLAGQSAAPVDVPDIRPDDLFMLIFTSGTSGDPKAVQITHAKVASAGIMLSSRFGLGPADVCYLSMPMFHSNAVLAGWSVALAAGASIALRRRFSASGFLDDVRRYGATYANYVGKPMSYVLATPEQPDDAENPLKIMYGNEAAAGDTDRFAQRFGAFVIDGFGSTEGGVALGWAPGTPPGAIGPLTPDVRILDIETGEPCPPAVFDGSGKVVNAAQATGELVNIAGPGRFTGYYKNPEADAERMVEGKYRSGDLAYADENGYVYFAGRLGDWLRVDGENLGTAPIERVLLRHPDITEVAVYGIPDPTVGDRIMAALVVRNGFQPSELGGFLTAQEDLGPKQWPALIRVSQTLPRTATFKVIKRQLSAEALETSDPLWRLSDGAYIP, from the coding sequence GTGAGCACCCCGGAAGACGCAACGGTCACTCAGCTGCTGGCGAGCCTGGCCGATGTCGAGGACCGGGGGCTGCACTTCGAAGGTTCGTTCACGCCGTGGCGTGATCATGTGGCCGAAAGTCGCCGCCTGGCTTCGGTATTGCGCGCCCGGCTGGATCCTTCGAAACCCCCGCATGTCGGTGTGCTGCTGGAGAACACGCCGGCGTTCTCGTATCTGTTGGGCGCCGCGGCACTCGGCGGACTGGTACTGGTGGGCCTCAATCCCACCCGGCGCGGCAGCGCGTTGCGGCGAGACGTTGACTTGGCCGACTGTCAGCTGATACTCACCGATTCGGCGAGCGCTCCCCTGCTGGATGGAGTCGATCACATCGACATCGATTCCCTCGCTGGGCAATCCGCAGCGCCGGTGGATGTTCCCGACATTCGGCCGGATGACCTGTTCATGCTCATCTTCACTTCGGGCACCAGCGGCGACCCCAAGGCCGTCCAGATCACCCACGCCAAGGTTGCCTCTGCGGGAATCATGCTGTCCTCGCGCTTCGGCCTCGGTCCGGCGGATGTCTGTTACCTATCGATGCCGATGTTCCATTCCAACGCGGTGCTCGCGGGCTGGTCGGTTGCGCTCGCGGCGGGAGCGTCGATTGCACTGCGGCGCAGATTCTCCGCCTCGGGCTTCCTGGACGACGTCCGCAGGTACGGAGCCACATACGCCAACTACGTGGGCAAGCCCATGTCGTATGTGCTGGCGACACCGGAACAGCCCGATGACGCCGAGAACCCGTTGAAGATCATGTACGGCAACGAAGCCGCCGCTGGGGACACCGATCGATTCGCACAACGGTTCGGCGCGTTCGTTATCGACGGATTTGGTTCGACCGAGGGAGGCGTCGCACTGGGGTGGGCACCCGGTACTCCCCCGGGCGCGATCGGGCCGCTCACTCCCGACGTCCGCATCCTGGATATCGAGACCGGAGAGCCCTGCCCCCCGGCAGTTTTCGACGGTAGCGGCAAGGTGGTAAATGCCGCACAGGCCACCGGCGAGCTGGTGAACATCGCGGGACCCGGGCGATTCACCGGCTACTACAAGAACCCCGAGGCCGATGCCGAACGCATGGTCGAGGGTAAGTACCGCAGCGGCGACCTCGCCTACGCCGACGAGAACGGATATGTGTATTTCGCCGGACGCCTGGGAGACTGGCTACGCGTCGACGGCGAGAACCTGGGCACCGCCCCCATTGAGCGGGTACTACTGCGCCATCCGGACATCACCGAGGTCGCCGTCTACGGGATCCCCGACCCCACCGTGGGCGATCGGATCATGGCGGCACTGGTGGTACGCAACGGTTTCCAGCCGTCCGAACTCGGCGGATTCCTGACCGCCCAAGAGGATCTCGGCCCCAAACAATGGCCCGCACTTATCAGGGTGAGCCAGACTCTGCCACGTACCGCGACGTTCAAGGTGATCAAGCGTCAGCTGTCCGCCGAGGCGTTGGAGACCAGCGACCCGCTGTGGCGGTTGAGTGACGGGGCATATATCCCATAG
- a CDS encoding NAD(P)H-dependent flavin oxidoreductase produces MHTDLCERFGIRYPIFGFTPSEKVAAAISRAGGMGVLGCVRFNDPDELDAVLNWMDENTDGKPYGVDIVMPAKVPTEGTAVDIDKLIPQGHKDFVEKTLAELGVPPLPGERESAGVLGWLHSVARSHVEVALKHPIKLIANALGSPPKDVIDQAHEHGVPVAALAGKAEHARRHVENGVDIVVAQGYEAGGHTGDVASMVLWPEIVDALDGSAPVLAAGGIGSGRQAAAALALGASGVWTGSIWLTAAEYDLGTVTAGGESVVQQALLKATSSDTVRTRIYTGKPARLLKTKWTQAWDAEDAPTPLPMPLQNILVSGAHERMNRAHDPETVCFPAGQIVGRMNEIRPAADIVADLVAGFESTVDRLNQIRG; encoded by the coding sequence ATGCATACCGACCTCTGCGAGCGGTTTGGAATCCGTTACCCCATATTCGGTTTCACGCCGTCGGAGAAGGTCGCCGCCGCCATCAGCCGCGCGGGCGGCATGGGTGTGCTTGGTTGCGTCCGCTTCAACGACCCCGACGAGTTGGACGCGGTCCTGAACTGGATGGACGAGAACACCGACGGCAAGCCGTACGGTGTCGACATCGTGATGCCGGCCAAGGTGCCCACCGAGGGCACGGCAGTGGATATCGACAAGCTGATTCCACAGGGACACAAGGACTTCGTAGAGAAGACGCTTGCCGAGTTGGGCGTGCCACCGCTGCCGGGCGAACGCGAGTCGGCCGGTGTGCTGGGCTGGCTGCATTCGGTGGCACGCTCGCATGTGGAGGTCGCGCTCAAGCATCCGATCAAGCTGATCGCCAATGCACTCGGGTCGCCGCCGAAGGACGTCATCGACCAGGCCCATGAACATGGCGTGCCGGTCGCGGCACTGGCGGGTAAGGCCGAACATGCCAGAAGACATGTCGAAAACGGCGTCGATATCGTTGTCGCCCAGGGCTATGAGGCCGGTGGGCACACCGGTGACGTGGCATCCATGGTGCTCTGGCCGGAGATCGTGGACGCACTTGACGGCAGCGCCCCGGTGCTGGCGGCGGGCGGTATCGGAAGCGGCAGACAGGCTGCCGCGGCCCTGGCGCTGGGTGCCTCGGGTGTCTGGACCGGCTCGATCTGGCTGACCGCTGCCGAGTATGACCTCGGAACCGTCACCGCTGGTGGCGAGTCCGTCGTGCAGCAGGCACTGCTGAAGGCGACTTCCAGTGACACCGTGCGCACTCGCATCTACACCGGGAAACCCGCGCGACTACTGAAGACCAAGTGGACGCAGGCCTGGGATGCCGAGGACGCACCGACGCCGCTGCCCATGCCGCTGCAGAACATCCTCGTCAGCGGGGCCCATGAGCGGATGAATCGTGCACACGATCCGGAGACGGTCTGCTTCCCGGCGGGACAGATCGTCGGGCGGATGAATGAGATTCGGCCCGCTGCGGACATCGTGGCCGATCTGGTGGCGGGTTTCGAGAGCACGGTTGACAGGCTGAACCAGATCCGCGGGTAG
- a CDS encoding DUF559 domain-containing protein, whose amino-acid sequence MGDVPWPFIRDEALANHLITGYALRGFTALYPAVYVPPSAEVTPLKRAEAAWLWSRRHGVLAGISAAAVHGTKWLPPSGPAELIHTNRRAPQDISVWSDRLRRDEQTVINGLPVTTPARTAFDIGRRTTVDLAIERLDALMNATGTSVADIETVVARHRGARGLTRLAHVLDLVNGGAESPWETRTRLIVVRAGFTAPQTQLVVRNRFGDFVARLDMGWKDHKVGIEFDGAQHWTDAGQRSRDIDRAKELADEGWRIVRVSSDMVRHRAGTIVARVAEAFATPTA is encoded by the coding sequence ATGGGGGACGTACCGTGGCCGTTCATCAGGGATGAGGCGCTCGCGAATCATCTGATCACTGGGTACGCCCTCCGCGGATTCACCGCGCTTTACCCCGCCGTATATGTGCCGCCGAGTGCCGAAGTCACACCGCTCAAGCGAGCCGAAGCGGCATGGCTATGGTCGAGGCGCCATGGTGTGCTTGCCGGCATATCCGCGGCCGCCGTCCATGGCACAAAATGGTTGCCACCGAGCGGTCCCGCCGAACTCATCCATACCAATCGTCGTGCTCCGCAGGACATTTCGGTATGGAGCGACCGTCTGCGCCGTGACGAGCAGACGGTCATCAACGGACTGCCCGTAACCACGCCCGCACGTACCGCGTTCGACATCGGACGACGCACCACGGTTGACCTGGCAATAGAACGTCTCGACGCCTTGATGAACGCCACCGGAACGTCCGTCGCCGACATCGAGACCGTCGTGGCACGGCACCGGGGTGCGCGAGGTCTGACCAGGCTCGCTCATGTCCTCGACCTGGTAAACGGCGGCGCAGAGTCACCCTGGGAGACACGCACCAGACTCATCGTGGTGCGCGCGGGCTTTACGGCTCCACAAACTCAGCTCGTTGTGCGTAACCGATTCGGCGACTTCGTCGCCCGCCTCGATATGGGATGGAAAGACCACAAAGTGGGTATCGAGTTCGACGGTGCCCAACATTGGACGGATGCAGGCCAACGCTCCCGCGATATCGATCGCGCCAAAGAACTGGCAGACGAAGGGTGGCGCATCGTTCGCGTGAGCTCCGACATGGTGCGCCATCGTGCGGGAACGATCGTCGCCAGGGTCGCGGAAGCATTCGCCACACCGACCGCGTAA